A DNA window from Thiobacillus denitrificans ATCC 25259 contains the following coding sequences:
- a CDS encoding TIGR00730 family Rossman fold protein, which produces MHLDKLPAAVDPGRTAETNYSARESWRMLGIMAEFVEATERLAPIRPAVSIFGSARTPPDHAYYTLTEDIARKLSDAGFSVISGGGPGIMEAANKGAYFGKSPSVGLNIQLPHEQSANAYQDISQTFQHFFARKVMFVKFAAAYVVMPGGYGTLDELTEALTLVQTGKIQRIPIILVGSSFWGGLAEWVGTRLVKEGMVSAEDVELMRVLDKPEEVVDAIFNHYEKRGFMPSPAEREIQFNL; this is translated from the coding sequence ATGCATTTGGATAAATTGCCCGCAGCGGTTGACCCGGGGCGCACCGCCGAGACCAATTACTCGGCGCGCGAGTCCTGGCGGATGCTCGGGATTATGGCAGAGTTTGTCGAGGCGACTGAGCGGCTCGCCCCGATCCGCCCGGCGGTCTCGATCTTCGGCAGCGCGCGCACGCCGCCCGATCACGCCTACTACACGCTGACCGAGGACATCGCGCGCAAGCTCTCCGATGCCGGGTTCTCCGTGATCTCGGGCGGCGGGCCCGGCATCATGGAAGCGGCGAACAAGGGCGCGTATTTCGGCAAGTCGCCGAGCGTCGGCCTCAACATCCAGCTGCCGCACGAGCAGAGCGCGAATGCCTACCAGGACATCAGCCAGACCTTCCAGCATTTCTTCGCGCGCAAGGTCATGTTCGTCAAGTTCGCTGCGGCCTACGTCGTCATGCCCGGCGGCTACGGCACGCTCGACGAACTGACCGAAGCGCTGACGCTCGTGCAGACCGGCAAGATCCAGCGCATTCCGATCATCCTCGTCGGCTCCTCATTCTGGGGCGGGCTTGCGGAGTGGGTCGGGACCCGTCTCGTGAAGGAGGGGATGGTCTCGGCCGAGGACGTGGAACTGATGCGCGTGCTCGACAAGCCGGAAGAGGTGGTCGACGCGATCTTCAACCATTACGAGAAGCGCGGCTTCATGCCTTCGCCGGCCGAGC
- the polA gene encoding DNA polymerase I, with protein MNDPSVSQPGKTLLLVDGSSYLYRAFHALPDLRNAAGEPTSAIKGVLAMLHRLRKDYAADYIACVFDAKGKTFRDDLYPAYKANRPAMPDDLRSQIEPLHEAIRAEGWPLVVIDGVEADDVIGTLVRHAAQKGIRSIVSTGDKDMAQLVDGHVTLVNTMSLETLDEAGVVAKFGVAPDRIIDYLTLVGDAVDNVPGVAKCGPKTAAKWLAEYGTLDNLLAHADAVKGAVGENLRAVVDWLPQARALLTIKTDVALPFDFDDLVLKPRDIDALRGLFERYEFRTWLRELDASPATAVSSEPDCSGSHRAGYEIILSEAQLDAWVARVATADAFALDVEASSASPLQCELIGLAFAVCEGEAAYLPLGHHYAGAPAQLSRAAAFARIKPLLEERAAKIVGQNLKYARHVLANCGIALGGAADDTLLQSYVLEAHQPHELASLANRHLGLATLACDELTGKGAARIGFDQVAVERAGEYAAEQADVTLRVRGQLAARIAASEKLEYVYREIELPVSEVLFRMERAGVLLDRALLAAQSGELGRKMLELEQRAFQEAGQPFNLGSPKQIGDILFAQKGLPILKKTPGGAPSTDEETLELLALDHPIARAILDYRGLAKLKSTYTDKLPQMVHPLTGRLHTSYSQATAVTGRLASVEPNLQNIPARTAEGRRIREAFIAPPGHLLVSADYSQIELRIMAHLSDDAGLLHAFANDLDIHTATAAEVFGVPLDAVSAEQRRIAKVINFGLIYGMSAFGLASQLNLERSAAQAWIDRYFTRYPGVANYMLRTRESARAQGYVETVFGRRLYLPEINARNPQRRQGAERAAINAPMQGTAADLIKLAMIAVQRWIDSERLGTRLLLQVHDELILEVPEHELERVRAELPSHMCDVAALKVPLRVGVGVGGNWEAAH; from the coding sequence GTGAACGATCCTAGTGTAAGTCAGCCCGGCAAGACCCTGTTGTTGGTGGACGGCTCGTCCTATCTGTACCGCGCCTTTCATGCGCTGCCGGACCTGCGCAACGCGGCGGGCGAACCGACCAGTGCGATCAAGGGCGTTCTCGCCATGCTGCACAGGCTGCGCAAGGATTACGCGGCCGATTATATCGCCTGCGTGTTCGACGCGAAGGGCAAGACCTTCCGCGACGATCTCTATCCTGCGTACAAGGCGAACCGCCCGGCGATGCCGGACGATCTGCGCAGCCAGATCGAACCTCTGCACGAGGCCATCCGCGCCGAGGGCTGGCCGCTCGTCGTCATCGACGGCGTCGAGGCGGACGACGTGATCGGCACACTCGTGCGCCACGCCGCACAAAAAGGCATCCGCAGCATCGTCTCGACCGGCGACAAGGACATGGCCCAGCTCGTCGACGGCCACGTCACGCTCGTCAACACCATGAGCCTCGAGACGCTCGACGAAGCCGGCGTCGTCGCCAAGTTCGGCGTGGCGCCCGACCGCATCATCGACTACCTCACGCTCGTCGGCGACGCGGTCGACAACGTGCCCGGGGTCGCCAAATGCGGGCCGAAGACCGCCGCGAAATGGCTCGCCGAATACGGCACGCTCGACAACCTGCTCGCCCACGCCGACGCGGTCAAAGGCGCGGTCGGAGAGAACCTGCGCGCGGTCGTCGACTGGCTGCCGCAGGCCCGCGCGCTGCTCACGATCAAGACCGACGTCGCGCTGCCCTTCGATTTCGACGACCTCGTGCTGAAGCCGCGCGACATCGACGCCCTGCGCGGGCTGTTCGAGCGCTACGAATTCCGTACCTGGCTGCGCGAACTCGACGCCTCGCCGGCGACGGCCGTTTCGTCCGAACCCGACTGCAGCGGATCGCACCGCGCCGGCTACGAGATCATCCTGAGCGAAGCGCAGCTCGACGCCTGGGTCGCGCGGGTCGCGACCGCCGACGCCTTCGCGCTCGACGTCGAGGCGAGCAGCGCGAGCCCGCTGCAGTGCGAACTGATCGGCCTGGCGTTCGCGGTCTGCGAAGGCGAGGCTGCGTATCTGCCGCTCGGCCACCATTACGCCGGCGCGCCGGCGCAGCTCTCGCGCGCCGCGGCTTTCGCCAGAATCAAGCCCCTGCTCGAGGAGCGCGCGGCGAAAATCGTCGGCCAGAATCTCAAATACGCGCGCCACGTGCTCGCCAACTGCGGCATCGCGCTCGGCGGCGCGGCCGACGACACGCTGCTGCAATCCTACGTGCTCGAAGCGCATCAGCCGCACGAACTCGCGAGCCTCGCCAATCGCCATCTCGGGCTCGCGACGCTCGCCTGCGACGAACTCACCGGCAAGGGCGCGGCGCGCATCGGCTTCGATCAGGTCGCGGTCGAGCGCGCCGGCGAATACGCGGCCGAGCAGGCGGACGTCACGCTGCGCGTCCGCGGCCAGCTCGCAGCGCGCATCGCGGCGTCGGAGAAACTCGAATACGTCTACCGCGAAATCGAGCTCCCGGTTTCCGAAGTGCTCTTCCGCATGGAACGCGCGGGCGTGCTGCTCGATCGCGCGCTCCTCGCGGCGCAAAGCGGCGAGCTCGGCCGCAAGATGCTCGAACTCGAGCAACGCGCCTTCCAGGAAGCGGGCCAGCCTTTCAATCTCGGCTCGCCCAAGCAGATCGGCGACATTCTGTTCGCGCAAAAAGGCCTTCCGATCCTCAAGAAAACACCGGGAGGGGCGCCGTCGACCGACGAGGAAACGCTCGAACTGCTCGCACTCGACCACCCGATCGCGCGTGCGATCCTCGACTACCGCGGACTCGCCAAACTGAAGTCGACCTACACCGACAAGCTGCCGCAGATGGTGCATCCGTTGACCGGCCGGCTGCACACAAGCTATTCGCAGGCGACCGCGGTGACCGGCCGGCTCGCGAGCGTGGAGCCGAACCTGCAGAACATCCCGGCGCGGACGGCGGAAGGGCGCCGCATCCGTGAGGCCTTCATCGCGCCGCCCGGCCACCTGCTCGTCTCGGCCGACTATTCGCAGATCGAGCTCAGGATCATGGCGCATCTATCGGACGACGCCGGCCTGCTTCACGCCTTCGCCAACGATCTCGACATCCACACCGCGACCGCCGCCGAGGTGTTCGGCGTCCCGCTCGACGCGGTCAGCGCCGAGCAGCGCCGGATCGCCAAGGTCATCAATTTCGGCCTGATCTACGGCATGTCGGCCTTCGGCCTGGCGAGCCAGCTCAATCTCGAGCGCAGCGCCGCGCAGGCGTGGATCGACCGTTACTTCACGCGCTATCCCGGCGTCGCGAACTACATGCTGCGCACCCGCGAATCGGCGCGCGCGCAGGGCTACGTCGAGACCGTCTTCGGCCGCCGCCTCTATCTCCCTGAAATCAACGCGAGGAATCCGCAACGCCGACAAGGCGCCGAACGCGCCGCGATCAATGCGCCGATGCAGGGCACGGCCGCCGACCTCATCAAGCTGGCGATGATCGCAGTGCAGCGGTGGATCGACAGCGAAAGACTCGGCACGCGCCTACTGCTGCAGGTCCACGACGAACTGATCCTCGAGGTGCCTGAACACGAGCTCGAACGCGTCCGCGCCGAACTGCCGTCGCACATGTGCGACGTCGCCGCGCTCAAGGTACCGCTGCGGGTCGGCGTCGGCGTCGGCGGCAACTGGGAAGCGGCGCACTGA